One segment of Corynebacterium atrinae DNA contains the following:
- a CDS encoding ABC transporter substrate-binding protein — protein MFSSRTSRALAGITAAVALTLTACTSGSGSSSSDASGADKAGGESYSIGINQLVQHPALDAATAGFKEAFADAGVDVDFDEQNANGEQSTALTIAQQFANSNKDLVLAVATPAAQATAQNITNVPVLFTAVTDAESADLVESNEAPGANVTGTSDAAPIDAQLELLKQLVPDAKSVGIVYASGEVNSQVQVDAVKEAAAPLDLEIKTQTVTTVNEIQQAVGALGDVDAIYVPTDNMVVSGIASLIQVAEQNKIPVIGAEAGTVEGGAVATLGIDYHELGRQTGEMALRILQDGADPATMPVETATEFSYVINEDAAARQGVTIPAEILSEAETV, from the coding sequence ATGTTCTCCTCCCGCACTTCCCGCGCCCTGGCCGGCATTACCGCCGCCGTAGCGCTCACCCTCACCGCTTGCACCTCAGGCTCTGGCAGTTCTTCCTCCGACGCTTCGGGCGCGGACAAGGCTGGCGGGGAAAGCTACTCCATCGGTATCAACCAGCTCGTGCAGCACCCGGCGTTGGATGCCGCCACCGCGGGCTTCAAGGAGGCCTTTGCGGACGCAGGAGTTGACGTCGACTTCGACGAACAAAACGCAAATGGCGAGCAGTCCACCGCTCTGACCATCGCGCAGCAGTTCGCGAACTCGAACAAGGACCTCGTGCTTGCGGTGGCGACGCCCGCAGCCCAGGCCACCGCCCAGAACATCACCAACGTCCCCGTGCTGTTTACCGCGGTCACCGATGCTGAGTCTGCTGATCTAGTGGAATCCAATGAGGCCCCGGGCGCTAATGTCACCGGTACCTCCGATGCCGCTCCGATCGACGCCCAGCTCGAGTTGCTCAAGCAGCTTGTCCCGGATGCGAAGTCCGTCGGTATCGTCTACGCCTCCGGCGAGGTCAACTCCCAGGTCCAGGTCGACGCCGTCAAGGAAGCCGCTGCGCCGCTCGACCTCGAGATCAAGACCCAGACGGTCACCACCGTCAACGAGATCCAGCAGGCTGTGGGTGCGCTTGGCGACGTCGACGCGATCTATGTCCCCACCGACAACATGGTCGTGTCCGGCATCGCCTCCCTCATCCAGGTAGCCGAGCAGAACAAGATCCCGGTCATCGGCGCGGAAGCTGGCACCGTCGAGGGTGGCGCCGTAGCCACCCTGGGCATTGACTACCATGAGCTCGGTCGCCAGACCGGTGAGATGGCCCTGCGCATTCTCCAGGATGGCGCTGATCCGGCCACCATGCCGGTCGAGACCGCTACGGAGTTTTCTTACGTCATCAACGAGGACGCCGCCGCCCGCCAGGGCGTCACCATTCCCGCCGAGATCCTCAGCGAGGCCGAAACCGTATGA